A stretch of the Parabacteroides timonensis genome encodes the following:
- a CDS encoding HU family DNA-binding protein: MISLFEVLEENLTNHLSVKLGDFGTLRPSFSSKCQNEENEVNADILCHRKIVFTPSADFKRVLGNVSVRKSKQR; encoded by the coding sequence ATCATTAGTTTATTCGAAGTGTTGGAAGAGAATTTGACTAATCATTTATCGGTGAAGCTGGGAGATTTCGGAACGTTGCGTCCGAGTTTCAGCAGTAAGTGCCAGAATGAAGAAAATGAGGTGAATGCAGATATTTTGTGTCACCGCAAAATAGTTTTTACTCCAAGCGCAGATTTCAAAAGAGTACTGGGTAATGTCAGTGTCAGGAAATCCAAACAACGATAA
- a CDS encoding HU family DNA-binding protein: protein MGLKYVVKKTVFGFDKTKTPKYVARPLLAGTVNYPALCDQVTKVGMAPRGVVKMVTDGLIDAIKWNLENHLSVKLGDFGTFRPTLNCKSQDKEEDVKADTLCRRKIIFTPGSYFKDMLHDVSIQKFDIPVTDETGGSGSGGGEDDRPVIE from the coding sequence ATGGGACTAAAGTATGTAGTTAAGAAAACAGTTTTCGGTTTTGATAAAACCAAGACACCGAAGTATGTAGCCCGCCCTTTGCTGGCAGGTACAGTGAATTATCCTGCTCTTTGCGATCAGGTAACCAAGGTAGGAATGGCACCGCGCGGTGTAGTGAAAATGGTGACCGACGGTCTGATCGATGCCATTAAGTGGAATCTGGAAAACCATTTATCGGTGAAATTGGGGGATTTCGGAACTTTCCGGCCCACCCTCAATTGTAAGAGCCAGGATAAGGAAGAAGATGTGAAAGCGGATACTTTGTGCCGCCGCAAAATCATCTTCACCCCCGGCTCGTATTTCAAGGATATGCTGCACGACGTCAGCATCCAGAAATTCGATATCCCGGTAACCGACGAAACCGGCGGTTCCGGTAGTGGCGGCGGTGAGGACGATCGCCCGGTGATCGAATAA
- a CDS encoding DUF3575 domain-containing protein, whose translation MKKVLFLFLLLVGMTNVYGQKFAVKSNLLYDATATINLGVEVGLSKKWSLDLSGNYNGWMLGDEARLKHWLIQPEARYWLCEKFNGHFFGVHAHYADYNVGGMKILGKNMEDSRYQGNLYGAGLSYGYQWLLSNRWSMEAVIGIGWAHLDHDKYPCAVCGEHVSKSKDYFGVTKAALSFIYFIK comes from the coding sequence ATGAAAAAAGTACTTTTCCTCTTTTTGCTTCTGGTTGGAATGACGAATGTCTACGGGCAGAAGTTTGCGGTGAAGTCTAACTTACTGTATGATGCAACGGCCACCATCAACTTGGGTGTTGAGGTTGGATTGAGCAAAAAGTGGTCGTTGGACTTGTCGGGTAACTATAACGGTTGGATGCTGGGAGACGAAGCCCGTCTGAAACATTGGCTGATTCAGCCGGAAGCCCGCTATTGGCTGTGTGAGAAATTTAACGGCCACTTCTTCGGCGTACATGCCCATTATGCAGATTATAATGTGGGGGGAATGAAAATTCTTGGAAAGAATATGGAAGATAGTCGTTATCAGGGAAACTTGTACGGAGCCGGTCTTTCGTATGGATATCAGTGGCTACTGAGTAACCGGTGGAGCATGGAAGCTGTGATCGGTATCGGTTGGGCGCATCTGGATCATGATAAATATCCTTGCGCTGTTTGCGGGGAGCATGTGAGCAAGTCGAAAGATTATTTCGGTGTAACGAAAGCCGCTCTTTCTTTTATCTACTTTATTAAATGA
- a CDS encoding DUF3868 domain-containing protein, which translates to MKNRMNIYMAVALLAAGSVNTFAQTVESPISVSCNDLMQKGDSLYIDATIRVQGKLIESRKSLTLTPMLESSTQKEGLPSILLNGKNRQKVYQREVALNNLQDEPRYKVLRASDAAEHTIPYKMTVAWEPWMKNARFVLAQDLCGCGKEEAVGPLLIADRIRMAPTERYEVQLTLAYISPKAETEKHRAEVGTAYLDFQVGKSQILPDFRNNAAELAKINQTIRAVTSDKNITPKGIFLKGYASPEGSYASNQRLADNRVKALRDYIRTQNNFGLDFFTLASEPEDWKGFGEKAEADMDIPARDGVLAIINSNDEPDRKEAKLRTLQGGAAYRYVLNNIFPSLRRSEYRIDYTVREFTVEEGREIIKTRPQQLSLSEMFAIANSYETGSKEYNDVFEVAVRMYSSDPVANLNAANISIGKGDYAAAKNYLSKAGDSAEAIHARGVLKLIEGDLDGAEVLLKQAEAAGVAGAAENLKELQKKREDNTLFDSFSIHN; encoded by the coding sequence ATGAAGAACAGAATGAATATATATATGGCTGTCGCATTACTGGCAGCCGGTTCGGTGAATACTTTTGCACAAACAGTAGAAAGTCCGATCAGCGTGTCGTGCAACGACCTGATGCAGAAAGGGGATTCTCTTTATATCGATGCAACGATCCGTGTACAAGGTAAACTGATCGAATCGCGTAAATCGTTGACATTGACTCCGATGCTCGAAAGCTCAACTCAGAAAGAAGGTCTTCCTTCCATCCTGTTGAACGGTAAAAATCGCCAGAAGGTTTATCAGCGTGAAGTCGCCTTGAATAATTTGCAGGATGAACCTCGTTACAAAGTGCTTCGTGCCAGTGATGCGGCAGAGCATACCATTCCTTATAAAATGACAGTGGCCTGGGAACCGTGGATGAAAAATGCACGATTTGTCCTGGCTCAGGATTTGTGTGGTTGTGGTAAGGAAGAGGCGGTGGGGCCGTTGCTTATTGCGGACAGGATACGCATGGCTCCGACAGAACGTTACGAAGTACAACTAACGTTGGCTTATATTTCACCGAAAGCGGAAACAGAAAAACATCGTGCAGAAGTTGGTACCGCTTACCTGGATTTCCAGGTGGGTAAATCGCAGATATTGCCGGATTTCCGAAATAATGCAGCCGAGTTAGCGAAGATAAACCAAACGATCCGGGCGGTTACTTCCGATAAGAATATCACTCCGAAAGGAATTTTCCTGAAAGGGTATGCGTCTCCGGAAGGTAGCTATGCCAGTAACCAGCGGTTGGCCGATAACCGTGTGAAAGCCTTGCGCGATTATATCCGTACACAGAATAATTTCGGTCTCGATTTCTTTACGCTGGCTTCCGAACCGGAAGACTGGAAAGGTTTCGGGGAAAAAGCAGAAGCCGATATGGATATTCCGGCACGTGACGGGGTATTGGCTATCATCAATAGTAATGACGAACCTGACCGGAAAGAAGCGAAGTTGCGTACTTTACAAGGAGGAGCGGCTTATCGTTATGTATTGAATAATATTTTCCCGTCATTGCGTCGTTCTGAATATCGTATCGATTATACCGTACGTGAATTTACCGTAGAAGAAGGACGTGAGATTATCAAGACACGCCCGCAGCAGTTGAGCCTGAGCGAAATGTTTGCTATCGCCAACAGCTATGAGACGGGAAGTAAGGAGTATAATGATGTGTTTGAAGTGGCTGTGCGGATGTACAGTTCTGATCCTGTGGCAAATCTGAATGCTGCAAATATCTCTATAGGAAAAGGCGATTACGCGGCTGCAAAAAATTATTTGTCGAAAGCAGGTGATTCAGCTGAAGCAATTCATGCCCGTGGTGTTCTGAAATTAATAGAGGGTGATCTGGATGGTGCAGAAGTTCTCCTGAAGCAGGCTGAAGCGGCCGGTGTGGCCGGTGCGGCAGAGAATTTGAAGGAGTTGCAGAAGAAAAGAGAGGATAACACCCTTTTTGATAGTTTCAGCATACATAATTGA
- a CDS encoding thiamine diphosphokinase: MITPYDCVVVANGSFPQTDRPLELLKNAPVIIACDGAVQNIHERGLAPTAIVGDLDSIPQEMLERYADRIHVVEDQEINDLTKAVRFAHASGYQKILILGATGLREDHTLGNISLLMDYAPLFHRVEMMSDYGLFLPLLHTATLKSEPGQQISIFSMYPCGEITTEGLRWPITHRRLTAWWQGSLNEAVGTEFTLTLSPDARLIIYFQTPPPA; encoded by the coding sequence AGTTTTCCGCAGACAGACCGGCCACTGGAACTTCTAAAAAATGCCCCGGTTATTATTGCCTGCGACGGAGCCGTACAGAATATTCATGAACGGGGACTGGCCCCGACAGCCATCGTAGGCGATCTCGACAGTATCCCACAGGAAATGCTCGAACGATACGCCGACCGTATTCACGTTGTAGAAGACCAGGAGATAAACGACCTCACAAAAGCAGTCCGGTTCGCCCACGCTTCAGGTTATCAAAAGATACTGATCCTTGGAGCAACCGGTCTCCGTGAAGACCATACATTGGGAAATATATCCTTACTGATGGATTACGCCCCATTGTTCCACCGCGTCGAAATGATGTCCGACTACGGATTATTTCTCCCCTTATTGCATACAGCAACCCTGAAAAGTGAACCCGGTCAACAAATATCCATCTTCTCGATGTACCCCTGTGGTGAAATAACGACAGAAGGCCTGCGCTGGCCCATCACCCACCGTCGTCTGACAGCCTGGTGGCAAGGAAGCCTCAACGAAGCAGTAGGAACAGAATTCACCCTCACCCTTTCCCCCGACGCCCGCCTTATCATCTACTTCCAAACCCCTCCCCCCGCCTAA